One genomic segment of Brassica napus cultivar Da-Ae chromosome A3, Da-Ae, whole genome shotgun sequence includes these proteins:
- the LOC106438245 gene encoding Golgi SNAP receptor complex member 1-2 isoform X3: MLALGIGSQEITTLVETMTESSLDLQESGWEELRREARKIEGDLDVKLSSYAKLGARFTQGGYVDAGSPRSWKSMEIEIQSSLEKLLDINDSMSRCAASAAPTTSVTQKLARHRDILHEYTQELRRIKGNINSMREHAELLSSVRDDISEYKASGSMSPGVQVLRERASIHGSISHIDEVIGQAQATRAVLGSQRSLFSDVQGKVKNLGDKFPVIRGLLGSIRRRRSRDTLILSAVIAASLKVREHTHF, from the exons ATGTTAGCTCTTGGCATTGGCTCACAAGAGATCACAACATTGGTGGAGACGATGACAGAATCGAGCTTGGATCTACAGGAATCAGGTTGGGAGGAGCTTCGGAGAGAAGCTCGCAAAATCGAAGGCGATCTCGACGTTAAGCTCTCCTCTTACGCTAAACTCGGCGCCAGATTCACTCAAGGCG GGTATGTTGACGCCGGGTCTCCAAGATCATGGAAGTCCATGGAGATTGAGATTCAATCTTCGCTTGAGAAGCTGTTGGACATTAACGATTCCATGAGTAGATGTGCTGCGTCTGCTGCACCTACAACCTCTGTTACTCAAAAGCTTGCAAGGCACAGAGATATACTTCATGAATACACTCAG GAGCTTCGAAggataaaaggaaatataaaCTCCATGAGAGAACATGCTGAGCTTTTGAGTTCTGTCAGGGATGACATTAGTGAATATAAG GCTTCTGGTAGTATGTCACCAGGTGTGCAAGTCTTAAGGGAGAGAGCTTCAATCCATGGAAGTATTTCTCAT ATTGATGAAGTTATTGGTCAAGCTCAAGCAACAAGAGCAGTTCTTGGCTCTCAACGATCTCTCTTTTCAGATGTTCAAGGGAAAGTTAAAAATCTCGGAGACAAATTCCCAGTCATTCGTGGCTTACTTG GTTCAATTAGAAGAAGACGTTCTCGGGACACACTTATCCTCTCTGCTGTGATTGCTGCTT CTTTAAAAGTTCGAGAACACACACATTTTTAA
- the LOC106438245 gene encoding Golgi SNAP receptor complex member 1-2 isoform X2 has protein sequence MLALGIGSQEITTLVETMTESSLDLQESGWEELRREARKIEGDLDVKLSSYAKLGARFTQGGYVDAGSPRSWKSMEIEIQSSLEKLLDINDSMSRCAASAAPTTSVTQKLARHRDILHEYTQELRRIKGNINSMREHAELLSSVRDDISEYKASGSMSPGVQVLRERASIHGSISHIDEVIGQAQATRAVLGSQRSLFSDVQGKVKNLGDKFPVIRGLLGSIRRRRSRDTLILSAVIAAWYNVTLLIIKQL, from the exons ATGTTAGCTCTTGGCATTGGCTCACAAGAGATCACAACATTGGTGGAGACGATGACAGAATCGAGCTTGGATCTACAGGAATCAGGTTGGGAGGAGCTTCGGAGAGAAGCTCGCAAAATCGAAGGCGATCTCGACGTTAAGCTCTCCTCTTACGCTAAACTCGGCGCCAGATTCACTCAAGGCG GGTATGTTGACGCCGGGTCTCCAAGATCATGGAAGTCCATGGAGATTGAGATTCAATCTTCGCTTGAGAAGCTGTTGGACATTAACGATTCCATGAGTAGATGTGCTGCGTCTGCTGCACCTACAACCTCTGTTACTCAAAAGCTTGCAAGGCACAGAGATATACTTCATGAATACACTCAG GAGCTTCGAAggataaaaggaaatataaaCTCCATGAGAGAACATGCTGAGCTTTTGAGTTCTGTCAGGGATGACATTAGTGAATATAAG GCTTCTGGTAGTATGTCACCAGGTGTGCAAGTCTTAAGGGAGAGAGCTTCAATCCATGGAAGTATTTCTCAT ATTGATGAAGTTATTGGTCAAGCTCAAGCAACAAGAGCAGTTCTTGGCTCTCAACGATCTCTCTTTTCAGATGTTCAAGGGAAAGTTAAAAATCTCGGAGACAAATTCCCAGTCATTCGTGGCTTACTTG GTTCAATTAGAAGAAGACGTTCTCGGGACACACTTATCCTCTCTGCTGTGATTGCTGCTT GGTATAATGTTACACTCTTAATCATAAAACAGCTTTAA
- the LOC106438245 gene encoding Golgi SNAP receptor complex member 1-2 isoform X1 produces MLALGIGSQEITTLVETMTESSLDLQESGWEELRREARKIEGDLDVKLSSYAKLGARFTQGGYVDAGSPRSWKSMEIEIQSSLEKLLDINDSMSRCAASAAPTTSVTQKLARHRDILHEYTQELRRIKGNINSMREHAELLSSVRDDISEYKASGSMSPGVQVLRERASIHGSISHIDEVIGQAQATRAVLGSQRSLFSDVQGKVKNLGDKFPVIRGLLGSIRRRRSRDTLILSAVIAACTLFLIIYWLSK; encoded by the exons ATGTTAGCTCTTGGCATTGGCTCACAAGAGATCACAACATTGGTGGAGACGATGACAGAATCGAGCTTGGATCTACAGGAATCAGGTTGGGAGGAGCTTCGGAGAGAAGCTCGCAAAATCGAAGGCGATCTCGACGTTAAGCTCTCCTCTTACGCTAAACTCGGCGCCAGATTCACTCAAGGCG GGTATGTTGACGCCGGGTCTCCAAGATCATGGAAGTCCATGGAGATTGAGATTCAATCTTCGCTTGAGAAGCTGTTGGACATTAACGATTCCATGAGTAGATGTGCTGCGTCTGCTGCACCTACAACCTCTGTTACTCAAAAGCTTGCAAGGCACAGAGATATACTTCATGAATACACTCAG GAGCTTCGAAggataaaaggaaatataaaCTCCATGAGAGAACATGCTGAGCTTTTGAGTTCTGTCAGGGATGACATTAGTGAATATAAG GCTTCTGGTAGTATGTCACCAGGTGTGCAAGTCTTAAGGGAGAGAGCTTCAATCCATGGAAGTATTTCTCAT ATTGATGAAGTTATTGGTCAAGCTCAAGCAACAAGAGCAGTTCTTGGCTCTCAACGATCTCTCTTTTCAGATGTTCAAGGGAAAGTTAAAAATCTCGGAGACAAATTCCCAGTCATTCGTGGCTTACTTG GTTCAATTAGAAGAAGACGTTCTCGGGACACACTTATCCTCTCTGCTGTGATTGCTGCTTGTACGTTGTTTCTAATCATCTACTGGCTCTCGAAATAA